One region of Chitinophaga varians genomic DNA includes:
- a CDS encoding type IA DNA topoisomerase codes for MKVCIAEKPSVARDIAEVIGAKQRKDGYYEGNGYQVTWTFGHFCTLKEPHDYYEQWKFWRLEDLPMIPPSFGIKLIENNGVQKQFKVIEQLVQQCDEVINCGDAGQEGELIQRWVLLKAKCTAPVKRLWISSLTEEAIRNGFQQLRDAGQYDNLYAAGSARAIGDWLLGMNATRLFTKKFAVGKTVLSIGRVQTPTLAMIVARQKEINAFVSEDYWELKTVYRDTEFTAAIDRLGSVEKAQKGLAYLQEHPFEVTSFEKKDGKEGNPRLFDLTSLQVAANKKYAYSADDTLKYVQNLYEKKLVTYPRVDTTYLSEDLHPKVAGILQDMTPYAALTAPVLANPIPKLKTVFDDKKVTDHHAIIPTGVHPGGGLPPEEKRIYDLIARRFIAAFYPECKISNTTVLGKVGQVPFKVTGKQIIEPGWKEVYANDTSIKKEGEEEEKFIPDFVVGESGPHTPRIHQGKTSPPKAFTEASLLRAMETAGKQVDDEEMRELLKDNGIGRPSTRANIIETLFRRKYIDKRKKNIFATQTGIDLIDTIQTELLKSAELTGQWERKLRLIEKGEYAMDTFKDELITMVADLTKEVKTASYKTITIAPDAPPPSADKEEKPKKERKPREKKPVDLAVLNCPKCKEHQLIKGNSAYGCANFKVCGFKIPFEVKGKKLTDKQIQDLVTKGKAGKLSLTATFEIQ; via the coding sequence ATGAAAGTTTGCATTGCAGAAAAACCAAGTGTGGCCAGGGACATAGCAGAAGTAATCGGTGCGAAGCAACGTAAAGACGGCTACTACGAAGGCAATGGCTACCAGGTGACCTGGACTTTCGGCCATTTTTGTACACTGAAAGAACCACATGATTATTACGAACAATGGAAATTCTGGCGGCTGGAAGACCTCCCCATGATACCTCCCAGTTTTGGTATCAAACTGATAGAAAATAACGGCGTACAAAAGCAGTTTAAAGTTATCGAGCAGTTGGTACAACAATGTGATGAAGTGATCAACTGCGGTGATGCCGGCCAGGAAGGTGAACTGATACAACGATGGGTGCTGCTCAAAGCGAAATGCACTGCTCCCGTCAAAAGACTCTGGATTTCCTCTCTCACGGAAGAGGCTATACGTAATGGCTTCCAGCAGCTCAGGGATGCCGGTCAGTACGACAATCTCTATGCCGCCGGCAGCGCCCGCGCTATCGGCGACTGGCTGTTGGGCATGAACGCCACCCGTCTCTTTACCAAAAAATTTGCCGTGGGTAAAACGGTACTGTCCATAGGGCGGGTGCAAACCCCTACCCTGGCCATGATCGTTGCCCGGCAGAAAGAGATCAATGCCTTCGTGTCGGAAGATTACTGGGAACTGAAAACGGTGTACCGCGACACGGAATTTACCGCCGCCATTGACCGCCTCGGCAGTGTGGAAAAAGCGCAGAAAGGGCTGGCCTACTTACAGGAACATCCGTTTGAAGTGACATCCTTCGAGAAAAAAGACGGCAAAGAAGGTAATCCCCGCCTGTTTGACCTCACCTCACTGCAGGTGGCCGCCAACAAAAAATATGCATACTCCGCAGACGACACCCTCAAATACGTGCAGAACCTCTACGAGAAAAAACTGGTCACCTACCCGCGCGTAGATACCACCTACCTCTCGGAAGACCTGCATCCCAAAGTAGCCGGCATACTGCAGGACATGACACCCTACGCGGCGCTCACCGCCCCGGTGCTGGCCAATCCCATCCCTAAACTGAAAACCGTTTTTGACGATAAGAAAGTAACGGACCACCATGCCATCATCCCCACAGGCGTGCATCCCGGCGGCGGACTGCCACCGGAAGAAAAAAGGATTTACGACCTGATCGCACGCCGCTTCATTGCTGCGTTCTATCCGGAGTGTAAAATATCCAACACCACCGTACTGGGAAAAGTAGGCCAGGTACCGTTTAAAGTCACTGGTAAACAAATCATTGAGCCGGGCTGGAAAGAAGTATACGCCAACGATACCAGCATCAAAAAAGAAGGCGAGGAAGAAGAGAAATTTATTCCGGACTTTGTGGTAGGAGAAAGCGGTCCGCATACGCCCCGTATCCATCAGGGCAAAACATCCCCGCCCAAAGCCTTTACGGAAGCCAGCCTGCTCCGCGCAATGGAAACAGCAGGCAAACAGGTGGATGATGAAGAAATGCGCGAACTGCTGAAAGACAACGGCATCGGCCGTCCTTCCACCCGCGCCAATATCATCGAAACGCTGTTCCGCCGCAAATACATCGACAAAAGAAAAAAGAACATTTTCGCTACACAAACCGGTATCGACCTGATTGACACCATCCAGACGGAGCTGCTGAAAAGCGCCGAACTGACCGGCCAGTGGGAACGCAAACTGCGCCTGATCGAAAAAGGGGAATATGCCATGGACACGTTCAAAGATGAACTGATCACCATGGTGGCCGATCTTACCAAAGAAGTGAAAACGGCGAGCTATAAAACCATTACCATCGCACCGGATGCGCCGCCGCCATCAGCAGATAAAGAAGAGAAACCGAAAAAAGAGCGTAAGCCCAGAGAGAAAAAACCGGTAGACCTGGCGGTGCTCAACTGTCCCAAATGCAAGGAACACCAGCTGATAAAAGGCAACAGCGCCTACGGCTGCGCCAACTTCAAAGTATGTGGCTTTAAAATTCCGTTTGAGGTAAAAGGGAAAAAACTGACCGATAAACAGATACAGGACCTTGTGACGAAGGGAAAAGCCGGCAAACTCTCCCTGACAGCCACTTTCGAGATACAGTAA
- a CDS encoding TIGR04282 family arsenosugar biosynthesis glycosyltransferase has product MIAFNQALIVLARDKEVTIAHTRLKDSVGDFKTREILHQLLNHTQETASYINMDKYVVLEEMADYGLWEEYIIFPKLGNDAGESMSLAFNLVFATGYQEVVMVGMDCPHLSPELLEEAFAALKHNQVVIGPAQHGGFYLLGMQRFYPELFDFVDAGSAHWLRRLLTAINKLQLRFTFLPTLNVVQELADVPEDWL; this is encoded by the coding sequence ATGATAGCGTTTAATCAGGCACTGATCGTCCTTGCGAGAGATAAGGAAGTTACCATTGCTCACACCCGTCTCAAAGACTCTGTCGGAGACTTTAAAACCCGTGAAATACTCCACCAGCTGCTGAACCATACGCAGGAAACAGCCTCTTACATCAATATGGACAAGTATGTGGTGCTGGAAGAAATGGCTGATTACGGCTTGTGGGAGGAATACATTATTTTCCCTAAACTGGGCAACGATGCCGGTGAATCGATGTCACTGGCTTTTAACCTGGTATTTGCCACTGGTTACCAGGAAGTGGTGATGGTGGGCATGGACTGCCCGCACCTGTCTCCTGAATTGCTGGAAGAGGCTTTTGCCGCATTGAAACATAACCAGGTGGTCATCGGCCCCGCGCAACATGGCGGCTTTTATCTGCTGGGCATGCAACGTTTTTATCCCGAACTTTTCGATTTTGTGGATGCCGGCTCTGCCCATTGGCTTCGCCGCCTGCTGACAGCCATCAATAAACTACAATTGCGGTTTACTTTTCTGCCTACGCTCAACGTGGTACAGGAACTGGCAGATGTGCCGGAAGACTGGCTATGA
- a CDS encoding GNAT family N-acetyltransferase, whose protein sequence is MNTTLCNATPTQLETAIAQNHCELFLLDARIKNGIIHQEAGLSWTYIEAEGSGTVLFPALSADTAKLNDMMAFYQAHPSRNLGCWSLNPPATPQLDVLLLARGFQPGWQPCWMALDLQNINATYASPEGLHIAADNTTPLHSIKELPYAANNNKGTTGLQQESPELVQRFVATLNGRIVAQTLLLFGGGVAGIYNVGVVPEARGRGIGKAIVNAACIHAREKGYHYATLNANPMGRPIYEQLGFQWINDGLTWWITDDRLQTRPPGAEEIALAEAIGKGDITALEVFAGADLKAPLCNGMHLMELAVHCQQPAAAEWLIAHGVACGALDAWKLGWKDRTAALLAQSPDEVNRLYGDFQYTLLHAAAEKNDIALAQLAIAAQPDLEIKDAIHKANALDWAEYFGRKEIGDMIKAYKSA, encoded by the coding sequence ATGAATACCACTTTATGCAACGCCACGCCCACGCAACTTGAAACTGCCATCGCGCAAAATCATTGTGAATTATTCCTCCTCGACGCCCGTATCAAAAACGGCATCATACACCAGGAAGCAGGCCTTTCCTGGACTTACATTGAAGCAGAAGGCAGCGGCACAGTTCTCTTTCCTGCACTGTCCGCCGATACCGCAAAGCTGAACGATATGATGGCCTTCTATCAGGCCCATCCCAGCCGTAATCTGGGCTGCTGGTCACTCAACCCGCCGGCGACACCGCAGCTGGACGTACTGCTGCTGGCCCGTGGATTTCAGCCGGGATGGCAACCCTGCTGGATGGCGCTGGACCTTCAAAACATCAACGCCACCTACGCATCACCGGAAGGGCTGCATATTGCAGCAGACAACACCACGCCGCTGCATTCCATTAAAGAACTCCCCTATGCAGCAAACAACAATAAAGGAACGACCGGCCTGCAACAGGAAAGCCCGGAGCTGGTGCAACGTTTTGTCGCCACGTTAAATGGCCGCATTGTAGCACAGACACTGTTGCTATTTGGAGGTGGCGTAGCAGGCATTTACAACGTAGGTGTGGTACCGGAGGCGAGGGGCCGCGGCATTGGCAAGGCTATCGTGAACGCCGCCTGTATACATGCCCGCGAAAAAGGATATCATTACGCTACGCTGAATGCCAACCCTATGGGCAGGCCCATATACGAGCAATTAGGCTTTCAATGGATCAACGACGGACTTACCTGGTGGATCACAGACGACCGCCTGCAAACCCGTCCGCCTGGCGCTGAAGAGATAGCGCTGGCAGAGGCAATTGGCAAAGGCGATATTACGGCCTTAGAGGTCTTCGCAGGCGCCGACCTGAAGGCGCCCCTCTGCAATGGCATGCACCTCATGGAACTGGCCGTGCATTGCCAACAGCCGGCTGCAGCTGAATGGCTGATAGCGCACGGTGTTGCCTGTGGCGCACTGGACGCCTGGAAACTGGGCTGGAAAGACCGTACCGCGGCGCTGTTGGCGCAAAGCCCGGATGAAGTGAACCGCCTGTACGGGGATTTTCAGTATACACTATTACACGCGGCAGCTGAGAAAAACGATATCGCACTGGCGCAACTGGCCATCGCTGCACAACCCGACCTGGAAATCAAAGACGCCATACATAAAGCCAATGCGCTGGACTGGGCCGAATATTTCGGCAGAAAAGAAATCGGGGATATGATCAAAGCATATAAGTCAGCATAA
- a CDS encoding glycoside hydrolase family 2 protein, whose product MLRQISVAFLVLGCTTLSILASGQTAVSWKMKPSPLQTRWAKEVSPSNALPEYPRPQMVRPNWENLNGIWQYAITSAGDQTPPPSFNGEILVPFPLESALSGVQKTLQPDQRLWYKRTFNKPAAKGKDRVLLHFGAVDFDAAVFLNGKKIGTHTGGYTGFQFDITDQLKDKGNELVVSVLDPTDAGDNPHGKQVLQPRNILYTGSSGIWQTVWLETVPAVYIDGLKMVPQVDQQHLDLRVNTPGNAAGYTVEAVASSNGAVIGTIKGKPNTDLQLPVPNARLWSPNEPFLYNLTVKLLYNNKVVDTVGSYFGMRKIEIKKDENGQERIFLNGKYTYNLGVLDQGFWPDGLYTAPTDDALKFDVLAIKSMGFNTIRKHVKVEPARWYYHCDKEGILVWQDMVTCPNNSADARKNFEKENAATVAQCFNSPSIVCWVLFNEGWARYDQQRLTETMKQMDPSRIINGHTGENYDRESPKDPNEKWKSSDLTDIHDYPGPGIAPALPGKARVLGEWGGVQVKTPNHQWNEADGWGYISIPAAAFARKYGFMNKHLKIFEEEGLSGSIYTEPFDVETEENGLISYDREVIKVPVAELRQIHSAFIPPTSDVAAAFIVKDIDTTNPDNQYATMLDAYNKGKKDGPFLQQLAQMALRVNDKPNATKISNDYIGQMKAPLTRSQMAFINKFTTSSRDKGFALLMDNRDQINKTLGQRQADARLMTIIYSEEIKPYVQDAAARPDWNKIEAKTKQYGAPGEEIFLRAKTIHLLNQKDWDNFAATADQYVGKCAAYIAPNELNTYAWTVFENISDPTHLNNAANWCQHLLKADNNPAYIDTYANVLYKAGKKDDAIANEEKAVELAPSSDKKTYQDILDKMKKGEKTWK is encoded by the coding sequence ATGTTACGACAAATCAGCGTTGCATTCCTCGTTTTGGGATGCACCACCCTCAGTATCCTCGCATCCGGCCAGACGGCGGTATCCTGGAAAATGAAACCGTCCCCTCTCCAGACAAGATGGGCCAAAGAAGTCAGTCCCTCCAACGCCCTGCCCGAATACCCCCGGCCACAAATGGTACGGCCCAACTGGGAAAACCTCAACGGCATCTGGCAATATGCCATCACCAGCGCCGGTGACCAGACACCCCCCCCTTCGTTCAACGGCGAGATACTCGTTCCATTCCCACTCGAATCAGCCCTCTCCGGCGTACAGAAAACCTTACAGCCAGACCAACGCTTATGGTATAAAAGAACTTTCAATAAACCCGCCGCTAAAGGAAAAGACAGAGTACTGCTGCACTTCGGCGCAGTCGATTTCGACGCGGCCGTTTTCCTCAACGGTAAAAAAATCGGCACCCACACCGGCGGCTACACCGGCTTCCAGTTCGATATCACCGACCAGCTGAAAGACAAAGGCAATGAACTGGTCGTGTCTGTACTGGACCCAACCGACGCAGGCGACAACCCGCACGGTAAACAGGTGCTGCAGCCCCGCAATATCCTCTACACCGGCAGCAGCGGCATCTGGCAGACCGTCTGGCTCGAAACAGTGCCGGCGGTGTATATCGACGGACTGAAAATGGTGCCGCAGGTAGACCAGCAACACCTCGACCTGCGCGTAAACACGCCCGGTAACGCTGCCGGTTATACCGTGGAAGCCGTGGCATCCTCCAACGGCGCCGTGATAGGCACCATCAAAGGCAAACCCAACACAGATCTGCAACTGCCCGTTCCAAACGCCCGCCTCTGGTCGCCCAACGAACCGTTCCTCTACAACCTCACCGTAAAGCTGCTGTATAACAACAAAGTAGTCGACACCGTTGGCTCTTACTTCGGCATGCGTAAAATAGAAATCAAAAAAGACGAAAACGGACAGGAACGTATCTTCCTCAACGGAAAATACACCTATAACCTCGGCGTGCTGGACCAGGGATTCTGGCCCGACGGACTGTATACCGCTCCTACCGACGACGCGCTGAAATTTGATGTCCTCGCCATCAAATCCATGGGCTTTAATACCATCCGCAAACACGTAAAAGTGGAACCCGCCCGCTGGTATTATCATTGCGACAAAGAAGGCATCCTGGTATGGCAGGACATGGTTACCTGTCCTAACAACAGCGCGGACGCCCGTAAGAATTTCGAAAAAGAAAACGCGGCTACCGTGGCCCAATGTTTTAACTCCCCCTCCATCGTTTGCTGGGTACTGTTCAACGAAGGCTGGGCGCGCTATGACCAGCAACGCCTTACAGAAACCATGAAACAGATGGACCCTTCCCGTATCATCAACGGCCACACCGGCGAAAACTATGACCGGGAATCACCCAAAGACCCCAACGAAAAATGGAAAAGCAGCGACCTGACAGACATACATGATTACCCCGGTCCCGGTATTGCCCCTGCCCTCCCCGGCAAAGCAAGAGTACTCGGCGAATGGGGTGGCGTGCAGGTAAAAACACCTAACCATCAGTGGAATGAAGCCGACGGATGGGGCTATATCTCCATCCCTGCCGCTGCCTTCGCACGCAAATACGGCTTCATGAACAAACACCTGAAAATATTCGAAGAAGAAGGCCTCAGCGGCTCTATCTATACAGAACCATTTGACGTGGAAACAGAAGAAAACGGCCTGATCTCCTATGACCGTGAAGTGATCAAAGTACCGGTGGCCGAGTTGCGCCAGATACACAGCGCCTTCATTCCGCCCACCAGCGATGTGGCCGCCGCATTTATCGTTAAAGACATCGACACCACCAATCCGGACAACCAGTATGCTACCATGCTCGATGCCTACAACAAAGGCAAAAAAGATGGCCCGTTCCTGCAGCAACTGGCACAAATGGCCCTCCGTGTAAATGACAAGCCCAACGCAACTAAAATATCCAATGACTATATCGGGCAGATGAAAGCACCACTGACACGCAGCCAGATGGCATTCATCAATAAATTCACAACCAGCAGCCGCGACAAAGGTTTTGCACTACTGATGGACAACCGCGACCAGATCAATAAAACCCTTGGTCAACGCCAGGCCGACGCAAGACTGATGACCATCATCTACAGCGAAGAAATCAAACCTTATGTACAAGACGCTGCCGCCCGCCCCGACTGGAATAAAATAGAAGCGAAAACCAAACAATATGGCGCCCCCGGAGAAGAAATATTCCTGCGCGCCAAAACAATCCACCTCCTGAACCAGAAGGACTGGGACAACTTTGCCGCCACTGCTGACCAATATGTAGGCAAATGCGCCGCGTACATCGCGCCGAATGAACTGAACACCTACGCATGGACCGTCTTTGAAAATATCTCTGATCCCACGCATCTCAACAATGCGGCCAATTGGTGCCAGCACCTGCTGAAAGCAGACAACAACCCGGCCTATATAGACACCTACGCTAATGTGCTGTATAAAGCCGGCAAAAAAGACGACGCCATCGCCAATGAAGAAAAGGCGGTGGAACTAGCCCCCTCCAGTGATAAAAAAACATATCAGGATATCCTGGATAAAATGAAAAAAGGTGAAAAAACATGGAAATAA
- a CDS encoding FecR family protein, which yields MDYEKIRDLSLDELLGMISEEDKTFLQSAIREDLQARNIWEGIQRERSRLLADASESHDQHPVEEVLADLNKGNRLRFVKKAGSIAAACLMALTGSWYLFKHAARQPLAALQDSSVHTIRLVTAEGKTIDLSNDSAGIRVGNTVLNNTQHTLSFDASHQSGTGINTLTVPAGKDYHLLLADGTQIQLNAATTINFPFTFPGKTREITIDGEAYLQIAAKADQPFIVHLPGNTVNVLGTAFNINTYDAGLVKVALVEGAVKIATGRENVLLKPGYEITSSHNGVTKEAFDEDKVLGWRTGVYTFENASLQELAPVILRWFGVTIALDNQRVSSRRFFGIIDRNQPLQAFLHNLERADGIKSRYDQQGVLHFE from the coding sequence ATGGATTATGAAAAAATCAGAGACCTTTCTTTGGATGAGCTGCTGGGAATGATCAGCGAGGAAGACAAAACCTTTCTGCAAAGCGCCATCAGGGAAGATCTCCAGGCACGCAATATCTGGGAGGGCATCCAACGTGAACGTTCCCGGCTACTGGCTGATGCAAGCGAAAGCCATGATCAGCATCCCGTTGAAGAGGTACTGGCAGACCTCAACAAAGGGAACAGGCTTCGTTTTGTCAAAAAAGCCGGCAGCATTGCCGCAGCCTGCCTGATGGCCCTCACGGGAAGCTGGTACCTGTTCAAACATGCGGCCAGGCAGCCACTGGCAGCATTACAGGACAGTTCCGTCCACACCATCCGCCTGGTAACAGCTGAAGGCAAAACCATTGACCTCAGCAACGACTCGGCAGGCATCCGCGTGGGCAACACCGTATTAAACAACACACAACATACACTCAGCTTCGATGCCAGCCACCAAAGCGGTACCGGGATTAACACCCTCACCGTGCCGGCAGGCAAGGACTACCACCTTTTACTGGCAGACGGCACACAGATTCAACTGAATGCCGCCACCACCATCAACTTCCCGTTCACTTTCCCGGGCAAAACCCGCGAAATAACCATCGACGGGGAAGCCTACCTCCAGATTGCCGCCAAAGCAGACCAGCCCTTTATTGTGCACCTGCCCGGCAATACTGTCAACGTACTGGGCACCGCCTTTAATATCAATACCTATGATGCAGGCCTCGTGAAAGTAGCCCTCGTGGAAGGCGCAGTGAAAATAGCCACCGGCAGGGAAAACGTTCTCCTTAAACCCGGCTACGAAATCACCAGCAGCCACAACGGCGTCACCAAAGAAGCATTCGACGAAGACAAAGTGCTGGGCTGGCGCACAGGGGTGTATACCTTCGAAAACGCCTCCCTGCAGGAACTGGCCCCCGTCATACTCCGCTGGTTCGGCGTGACCATCGCCCTGGACAACCAAAGAGTCAGCAGCAGACGCTTCTTCGGCATTATAGACCGGAACCAGCCCCTGCAGGCTTTCCTCCATAACCTGGAACGTGCAGACGGCATCAAATCCAGGTATGACCAGCAAGGCGTCCTCCATTTTGAATAG
- a CDS encoding RNA polymerase sigma-70 factor yields MEPYTDAQLVADLKVGSEWAFTQLYNRYYKRLHIEANYILKDAEEAADVVHDVLIVIWNRRDKLVDNLHLKSYLATCVRNKCMDRIRRSVVKERNVHQYMSLKELTVCVNPMERKELSLQLATAINALPLAQRAVFEMSYMEDKTQREIVAEKNLSLQTVKNQMSTTLRILRKKLKSSRDL; encoded by the coding sequence ATGGAACCTTACACTGATGCACAATTGGTAGCAGACCTGAAGGTCGGCAGCGAGTGGGCATTCACCCAGCTTTACAATCGTTATTACAAACGGCTGCACATAGAGGCCAACTACATCCTGAAGGATGCAGAGGAAGCGGCTGACGTGGTACATGACGTTTTGATCGTGATCTGGAACCGGCGCGACAAGCTGGTGGACAATCTCCATCTGAAAAGTTACCTGGCCACCTGTGTGCGCAACAAGTGTATGGACCGTATCCGGCGCAGTGTGGTAAAAGAGCGTAATGTACATCAATATATGAGCCTGAAGGAGCTGACCGTTTGTGTTAATCCCATGGAACGAAAGGAACTGTCGCTTCAGCTGGCCACCGCCATTAATGCGCTGCCCCTGGCCCAAAGGGCCGTTTTTGAAATGTCATACATGGAAGATAAAACGCAACGGGAAATTGTTGCGGAAAAAAACCTCTCTCTCCAAACGGTGAAAAATCAAATGAGCACTACCCTCCGTATTCTCAGAAAAAAACTAAAATCTTCCCGTGACCTATAG
- a CDS encoding STN domain-containing protein: MKTHLLILWLFSLSPHSSSNQAEKIKVNLNVRNAPLREVFRQISQQTGLRFFGSNTTPYDAKVSLQQSGTELRNLLDEILQPLHCSWEISGKVIIISTKNTSPTAPVTDVLSRNASRSP, translated from the coding sequence ATGAAGACACACTTGCTTATCCTCTGGCTTTTCTCGCTCTCACCCCATAGCTCGTCTAACCAGGCGGAGAAAATAAAAGTCAACCTCAACGTCCGTAACGCCCCGCTCCGGGAAGTCTTCCGGCAAATCAGCCAGCAAACAGGCCTCCGCTTCTTTGGCAGCAACACCACCCCTTACGATGCCAAAGTATCCCTTCAGCAAAGCGGCACGGAACTCCGCAACCTGCTCGATGAAATCCTCCAGCCGCTCCACTGCTCCTGGGAGATATCCGGTAAAGTGATCATTATCAGCACTAAAAATACTTCGCCCACAGCACCGGTAACGGACGTCCTTTCCCGTAACGCTTCCCGCTCTCCCTGA
- a CDS encoding NAD(P)/FAD-dependent oxidoreductase, translating to MGLEHHIIIIGGGLAGLTSAIHLSRAGLRVSLIEKNTYPRHKVCGEYISNEVLPYLQWLHADPAELAPADISSLLLSAANGKTITAPLPLGGFGVSRYTLDHFLLRKALAAGTQLITDTVTDVQYEGDHCMVYTKSHAPLAGTVVLGAFGKRSTLDQRLSRSFLRKPAPWLAVKGHYEGPFPDGQVALHNFPGGYCGVSKTETGALNICYLVQMDSFRHYRDIDQHREAVLFKNHHLKTIFNNSRPLFDQPLAISQISFEQKTKVEQHMLLTGDTAGLIHPLCGNGMAMAIHSARLAATTVLRFCNDASYDRSRMEADYAREWDKAFNRRMKMGRLLNNLFLKDRLSTWLVQQMASLPAVLPFIIRQTHGRPKDFAI from the coding sequence ATGGGCTTAGAGCATCATATTATCATTATCGGCGGCGGCCTGGCAGGCCTTACCAGCGCTATCCACCTCTCCAGGGCCGGACTGCGGGTGTCCCTGATCGAAAAAAATACCTACCCCAGACATAAAGTCTGCGGAGAATATATTTCCAATGAAGTGCTGCCATACCTGCAATGGCTACACGCCGATCCTGCTGAACTGGCGCCGGCGGACATTTCCAGCCTGCTGTTATCGGCGGCCAACGGGAAAACCATTACGGCCCCGCTGCCGCTCGGCGGCTTCGGCGTCAGCCGGTACACACTGGACCATTTCCTGTTACGCAAAGCACTGGCCGCCGGCACACAACTGATCACCGATACGGTGACGGACGTGCAATACGAGGGCGACCACTGTATGGTTTATACAAAATCACATGCGCCACTGGCCGGCACGGTCGTGCTGGGCGCTTTTGGCAAACGCTCCACCCTCGACCAGCGGCTGTCCCGTTCTTTCCTCCGCAAGCCTGCACCATGGCTGGCGGTAAAAGGGCACTACGAAGGGCCGTTCCCCGACGGACAGGTGGCTTTGCATAACTTCCCCGGCGGCTATTGCGGCGTCTCCAAAACTGAAACAGGCGCGCTCAATATCTGCTACCTCGTACAGATGGACAGCTTCCGCCATTACCGCGATATCGACCAGCACCGGGAAGCCGTGTTGTTCAAAAACCATCACCTGAAAACTATTTTTAATAATAGCCGTCCCTTGTTTGATCAGCCACTGGCTATCAGCCAGATTTCTTTTGAACAGAAGACAAAAGTGGAACAACATATGCTGTTGACGGGAGATACTGCCGGCCTTATCCATCCACTGTGCGGCAACGGGATGGCCATGGCCATCCACAGCGCCCGCCTGGCGGCCACGACGGTACTGCGCTTCTGTAACGATGCATCGTATGACCGTAGCCGTATGGAAGCCGACTATGCAAGGGAATGGGACAAAGCATTTAACCGCCGTATGAAAATGGGAAGATTGCTGAATAACCTCTTCCTGAAAGACAGGTTGTCCACCTGGCTGGTGCAACAAATGGCTTCACTGCCGGCAGTGCTGCCATTTATCATCAGGCAAACACACGGACGACCAAAAGATTTTGCCATTTAA
- a CDS encoding methyltransferase domain-containing protein has translation MPDTRQRILAPEIMDDFAMEGEQLQRALEKIAQINRRLGGNRITVKGVDMLMRQLPAGKTVRIVDIGCGNGDMLRALAAHGRKKNWNLQLAGIDANPFTIRLAGELSAAYPEISYHCFDVTQGPFPEMEGDILLLTLTLHHFTDQEILALMQRFRRSATAGIVVNDLHRSGIAYRLFQLLCYTLRLEEMTRYDGLTSIMRGFKRSELVQLSKKLNIRHQSLRWQWAFRYQWVISNL, from the coding sequence ATGCCCGATACCAGACAACGTATACTGGCACCAGAGATCATGGACGATTTTGCCATGGAAGGGGAACAACTGCAGCGGGCGCTGGAAAAAATCGCTCAGATCAACCGGCGCCTGGGAGGCAACCGTATTACGGTAAAAGGCGTAGATATGCTGATGCGTCAGCTGCCGGCAGGCAAAACGGTGCGCATCGTGGACATCGGTTGCGGCAACGGTGATATGCTGCGGGCACTGGCCGCACATGGCCGCAAAAAAAACTGGAACCTGCAGCTGGCAGGCATCGACGCCAATCCGTTCACCATCCGGCTGGCAGGAGAGTTATCGGCCGCATATCCGGAAATCAGTTACCACTGCTTCGATGTGACGCAGGGGCCGTTTCCCGAAATGGAAGGAGACATCCTGCTGCTGACACTCACGCTGCATCATTTCACAGACCAGGAAATACTGGCGCTGATGCAACGTTTCCGCCGCAGTGCCACTGCCGGCATTGTGGTCAACGACCTGCACCGCAGTGGCATCGCCTACCGGCTTTTTCAGCTGTTATGTTATACGCTGCGCCTGGAAGAAATGACCCGTTATGACGGCCTTACCTCCATCATGCGCGGGTTCAAACGTTCGGAGCTGGTACAACTGTCAAAAAAACTAAATATCAGGCATCAAAGCCTCCGTTGGCAATGGGCTTTCCGTTACCAATGGGTCATATCTAATTTATGA